TTAAGGGTTTAGTTTTTGAAGTATAAATTTGGAGAGTTTCTGCTCTCCATCATTTAAACATTAAATTATGTGAACTTTTACACAATGTCTATTAATAAGCCGCGATAAGCTCTATTTCCACAAGTGCGTCTTTTGGCAAGGTCTTAACGGCTACTGTACTTCTAGCAGGATAAGGCTCTTTAAAAAATTTAGAATACACAGTATTCACCTTAACAAAATCTCCCATATCTGCTAGAAATATTGTGGTCTTTACAGCATTATCAAAAGTAAGCCCTGCTTCAGCCAAGATATTTTTTAAATTTTCAAGAGATTGCTCAGCTTGAGCTTCTACGCTACTACTTGCAAACTCACCCGCTGGTGTGACACCAAGCTGACCTGAGATAAATAAAAATCCATTTGAGCTAATAGCTTGAGAATATGGTCCAATCGCTTGTGGAGCATTTTTTGTTGAGATTTGCTTTTTCATATTTTCTCCTTTTGAAATTTTTTAAAATCCTACTATAAATTTTCTAAATTTTTAGTCTCCAAAAGCTATAATGGACAAAATTTCAAAAGGATGAAGATGC
This genomic interval from Campylobacter concisus contains the following:
- a CDS encoding RidA family protein, with product MKKQISTKNAPQAIGPYSQAISSNGFLFISGQLGVTPAGEFASSSVEAQAEQSLENLKNILAEAGLTFDNAVKTTIFLADMGDFVKVNTVYSKFFKEPYPARSTVAVKTLPKDALVEIELIAAY